The DNA region ttttttactttttattaaaaattattaccTTTTAATTTACATAGGGATTTCCCTcagtaaattatttaaaaatataattttttttaaattttattgaggaaaaaaatccCTCGGTAATTACtgggtaaatttttttaaaaaaatatttttaaaatatttttattttaccaaGAGATTACCGAGATTTTTCCCTCAGTAATCTTTTTGGCCATCTTTACAAACCTGTTAACCTGTGAATTAGTGACATATACCATTCTACTCCAATTGTTGACTTTCATtactttatctttttttagATTAATTTGATTGGGCCTTCTACTTTTAGGCTTTGGTGGTAAAACAAGAATTTTAGGATATCGAATTCTTCTAGTGACATCCGCCTAATTTGATTCCGGAAAGGTATTACCGCGTCAAATTATCACTAAAATGTTGAATATTCAATAAATAATTCAAAGTTTCAGCATAGTAATGGATCGAATTTGACCAGAAAATTCAAGATGCTGCTTcacttttttcatttcataaCATGTGCCTTCACCTTGTATGGACCATAATGTAGTAATAAGATTAATTTGCACAAACACATCGGCTGTGATAACTGTCAAGAATTGGATAGGGTCTAGAAGGGAATAAGAAGAACGTATATAATCAAAATAGGGGGATGTTATGACGGTCATCGTATCGAATGTGTTAGACAAGTACATGATTGGTGATAGCAAAACCAATTTACTACTAATTAAATCCGGTCTCCTTTCGTCTCCTGTGCGTATCTAGTTTTGTTTTCCCTTTCTTATTATTCTGTACATTATTCAATAAATCAAAGGACAATCATAGATGGAACTTAGACAATGCTGTAGCAGCTCCTTTCATCGACTTTTCTTTTCACCGTACCTTGCACCGACCGCAACATTTTTGCACATTACGGACTGGAGTAGCCCTTCAACAATAtccctttaaaatttttaaatattaaaatttttctaaagACCGGACCAGTGAGAATTTCATAAGGTTTTGTATTGAATCATTTCAACGTTGCTTATTTTTTGTATGATTAACCATTAGAACTCTAAATTCAATTTACTTATCCATGACAAAACATGCCAGTATGAGGCCCAAGCCCAATAACTCGGTCAGTCGACCTTGGGCCCACAAGGATTGTGCCAATTGACCAACCCAAGCCCAATATTCGGCCCTCTCGGAGAGCCAACCAGAACTTCGGACACGGGACAATGGAGTGAGTGTGAGCTCAGCTGCAATGGCAATGGAGTCTCTCCACAGATTCTCCCTCCGTCTCCTTCCCCTCTCCGCCTCCCACTCCCGCCCCTTCCCCTTACCAAAAGCTTTCGGCACACGGACGCCTCGAATACCGGACCCTTCCCGGAGTCTAAACTTCAACCTCCTCACGACCCGGAGAGCTCAGAGCTACAACAAcacctcttcctcctcctcttcgaTAGCGAGGGCCGGGTGGCTCCTGAGTCTCGGCGGAGGAAGCAAGACGATGGCGGGCTTGCCGGACATAGTGAAGGCTGGCGACCCGGTTCTGCACGAGCCCGCCCGAGAAGTTGACCCGTCGGAAATTGGGTCGGAGAGGATTCAGAAGATCATCGACGATATGGTGGCTGTCATGCGCAGAGCTCCCGGAGTTGGCCTCGCCGCTCCTCAGATTGGACTCCCCTTAAGGGTATGCTGAGCTcccatttcaaaattttgccTTTGCGGTAGCACTGAGAATTCAGTTCTTTTCTTTCGGTGCTTTTGCCCAACAAGAAGAAGTGTGCTTCATCTTTGAGGTTCGGTTCGAGACCCGCGAATGGGACTTCATTTCTATGGAAAACTTATCTAAGCTGTCTGTCAATGTTTCTTTGGTCACATCGTTCTTACTTAATTTGCGTCTATTGGGACAACGCTGGTGGATGGGATATATTGAGCAGCACTGCACACTGCTGGAGCTGTAGTCTTACATTTCTTTGAGGAGAGACGCCATTAACTGTAATCAAGATTAAACTATGTCATGCCATTTGGTGATCGACGAAGAGATTCACTTGTGATGCTTGCTTGTTATGCATACTCTGCGGGTGTTTGTAATACCGGTTCTTGCCGGCTCGAGCACCTTCGCGACAATATTTCTTGACAATGTTGTCAAGTTCTTTTTCATGGGTTTTGCTCCCTGTTTGGATGTTGGAACTGGAAGGGGGAGCTTCCTCCTTTTTCTGGGAGAATTATTATCTAGGAGAGAGTggaaattatatatgattCTTGCATTTCATCAATGACTTCCGGTTGGAGTGAACTAAAGAGATTTCTCTGACAAAAGTATGTGCTTTATTGATCCGGCAATGATACATACAATGGCAGATATCGAGTAAATAGGTTTTGTGGTCCAGTAATGTACATTCACCTCCTTTGGTCCTCTCCTTTACCAACACCATTTAAAAATGGGTGTggttttcctttcctttatCTGCCAACTTCCcttccctttcctttccctCCCTCAGTGACAATCATCTGACTTTTAGTTTAAGTTATGTGGTTCTGGAGTGTAGGTTCATTTGATACATAGCTTCTTCTATCAGCTGCTGTGGAACGATTTGAAGATATGACATCATGTTGGCCATTATACTTGAAAATTCTAGATTTCTTGGTTGCTTGTTATGAATATTTAGTTACAAATTCATTACTTGTTGATTGGTCTTAGGAAGGATCAGTCATCATTATGAATCCAATCTCCCAGAAAAGTCTAATTTGTAATAACAACGTTATGATTGTCAAGTTTGCAGATCATAGTTTTGGAAGATACTAGAGAGTATATCAGTTATGCCCCTAAGGAAGAGATCAAAGCCCAGGATCGACGGTCTTTTGAACTTCTGGTATGGTTGCTTTCTATATTGATCTGAAAAGAGGCAATAGCCTTTGTAGTTCGACTGCATATACATGGAACTCTCAAAGAATTGCTAAAATATGCTATTTCTTTTGAACCAGGTTATCTTAAATCCAAAACTCAAAAAGAAGAGCAACAGGACAGCACTTTTCTTTGAGGGTTGTTTAAGGTAAAAAAGCCAAAACATATTTAAGACTTGTTTGGAGAAAATGGCAACAATTGTTTTATGCCTTCAAAttggtatatatatttccttgGTATATATCACCTCAaagttacttttttttttttcgattacaccTCCTTGGTATATCCTTGGTATATATCACCTCCTTGGTATATCCTTGGTATATATCACCTCCTTGGTATATCCTTGGTATATATTTCCTAGttgtattaaaaaaagaaactgaaacaacttttaTAATTGATCACTGgaaaattctaaaagcaaTTCCTCATGGaccctaaatttttttttcctagtatgttttcttttctgggCTGCCCTTTCCTTGTACTGAAACTCCTCATATATGGCCtaatctttttcattttgctATTTTCATTAGTGTTGATGGATATAGAGCAGTAGTGGAGCGGTACCTAGATGTTGAGGTTTCAGGCTTGGACCGGGATGGAAAACCCATTAAAGTAGATGCCACGGGATGGCAGGCTCGGATTTTACAGCACGAATGTGACCATCTTGATGGAACTCTTTACGTTGATAAGATGGTCCCCAGAACATTCAGAATCACCGAGAACTTGAACTTGCCTCTTGCTGATGGATGCCCCAAGCTTGGTGTTCAAAATCAGTGACTGAGGATGACATTTCATAGGTACGaattctttccttctttctttgtaATGACCTGATTTGGTGTACACTGATTCTCAGAATcagtcttatctcttcttgcACTTTATCCTTTCCTTGGTGAGCATTTCCATTTCTGGGTGGAATGAAAATCTATTCCACGTGGCCCATATTTTGTGATGTAATACGTTTTCATGTACGGTAGGTAAAGGTTGCTCCTTTCAGTAGTGAACATCTATGCACCGAACAAGTATTTTGGAAATGAGGTCGAATTCATCCGTGTGGCTTATATATGAAAAGTTGAATCACTGATTGAGGGACAAAATCCATTGCATTGTTGGTGTCCTTGTCTCCTAAATCATGGAAACCCATGAAACATGCCTTGGACATGCTTGAAGGAAAACTATTCTCAGCGAGATGGAAATAAATTGCCGTGTCCTCTGAGCCATTCCCTGTGGTTGGAACCTTGTAAGGGATAAAAGGAAACATCGCATGCCCAATTTAATGCAGTTGCCCGGCAATCCCAAAACTAAGGTGCTCAGGCACCTTATTCTATTTGCAATAACCCGGAGAAGATCCAAACATACTAAATGTGTATAGTACAGGCTTATCCTCGTCCTCAATATTGTTCGCCCGATACTTCGATCTTCCAGTTCCATCTAATCTCTAGAGCTCTCTGTGAAGCAGGAATCCCTCTGTTGGTGTTGAGGTGGTCCATGTCAATTTGTCTATTATCATCAGATCATATGAAGGACAATGGCATTGACAAATTTCAATGGGGGACCTTTGGGATTTGTGGGTTCCTCCTATCTTCAGTCAGTTGCTACGAGAAGCCACCAAAATCCTCTGTATTATTAGACACAGAAAGATTTGTGCCCTTTGATCCCCCAGCTTTTACCTTTCGGCGATTCTTTTACATTCTCAATCTAGTTTACATCACATGTTTCATGTCCGAAACTCGGATCAAGGAAGATCACTTACGATCCTGATCCTTTGAAAGGTTGATGATTCCCAAACTCAATGTGGGGAaccatttttgttctttttctctGATATCATGTTCCA from Punica granatum isolate Tunisia-2019 chromosome 3, ASM765513v2, whole genome shotgun sequence includes:
- the LOC116200059 gene encoding peptide deformylase 1A, chloroplastic/mitochondrial, giving the protein MAMESLHRFSLRLLPLSASHSRPFPLPKAFGTRTPRIPDPSRSLNFNLLTTRRAQSYNNTSSSSSSIARAGWLLSLGGGSKTMAGLPDIVKAGDPVLHEPAREVDPSEIGSERIQKIIDDMVAVMRRAPGVGLAAPQIGLPLRIIVLEDTREYISYAPKEEIKAQDRRSFELLVILNPKLKKKSNRTALFFEGCLSVDGYRAVVERYLDVEVSGLDRDGKPIKVDATGWQARILQHECDHLDGTLYVDKMVPRTFRITENLNLPLADGCPKLGVQNQ